In a genomic window of Leptospira brenneri:
- a CDS encoding cytochrome-c peroxidase, whose translation MKYRFYLGFFAVIILNFYCSKVESRIVNEVSEFEMVEPPPDFRLSSVCPSGLKQEKGYCVIDYQYVIPLEKNGGLGQPLPQVKLDPKIIDLGRYLFFDPVLSGDKQLSCAHCHHPAHSLSDGRKQSIGKGGSGYGPYRKDGLLLKRSAPSLWNVLYMKHLFWDGRASNLEDQTEGPLYSPDEMGSSPEIVESRLNEIPLYQKMFREAYGPKGSKVTADLVINAISNFERSLVSFSSRFDKWSSGDKDALSPEELLGYNVFRSFVARCAECHPPPMFTNNVFATIGVLDSGERDFGREAITGQDLLRGSFRVPTLRNITKTAPYMHSGNLETLEEVVHFYNEGGGRGNGAPRDLRIHWHVRKMGLSQTEIKSLVSFLGALTDETSMPKFPKSVPSGLPVALDFQSNIHRSSK comes from the coding sequence GTGAAGTATCGGTTTTATTTAGGATTCTTTGCTGTTATCATTCTAAATTTTTATTGTTCTAAAGTAGAATCTCGGATTGTCAATGAAGTATCAGAATTTGAGATGGTGGAACCTCCGCCAGATTTTCGCCTATCTTCTGTTTGTCCCTCTGGTTTGAAACAAGAGAAGGGTTATTGTGTTATTGATTATCAGTATGTGATCCCACTTGAGAAAAATGGTGGTCTTGGACAACCTCTACCTCAGGTGAAACTTGATCCCAAAATCATTGACTTAGGTAGGTATTTATTTTTTGATCCGGTTCTTTCTGGAGATAAACAATTATCCTGTGCCCACTGCCACCATCCAGCCCATAGTTTGTCTGACGGACGAAAACAAAGTATAGGGAAAGGAGGAAGTGGTTATGGTCCTTATCGGAAAGATGGACTTCTGTTAAAAAGATCAGCCCCGAGTCTCTGGAATGTTCTTTATATGAAACATTTATTTTGGGATGGAAGGGCATCGAATCTGGAAGACCAAACAGAAGGACCTCTTTATTCTCCTGATGAAATGGGAAGTTCACCTGAGATCGTTGAATCTCGGTTAAACGAAATTCCTTTGTATCAAAAAATGTTTCGTGAGGCCTATGGTCCTAAGGGTTCGAAGGTAACGGCAGATCTCGTCATCAATGCTATTTCAAATTTTGAAAGATCACTGGTTTCTTTTAGTAGTCGGTTTGACAAGTGGTCTTCTGGAGATAAGGATGCATTGAGTCCTGAAGAACTTCTTGGTTACAATGTCTTTCGTTCTTTTGTTGCAAGATGTGCTGAATGCCACCCACCACCAATGTTTACCAATAATGTATTTGCTACTATCGGTGTTTTGGATTCTGGAGAAAGGGATTTCGGAAGAGAAGCCATCACGGGACAAGATTTACTGAGAGGCTCCTTTCGAGTGCCTACACTGAGAAATATAACAAAGACAGCACCTTATATGCATTCTGGGAATTTAGAAACCTTAGAAGAGGTTGTTCATTTTTATAATGAAGGTGGGGGTCGAGGGAATGGTGCTCCTAGAGACCTTAGGATTCATTGGCATGTCAGAAAAATGGGCCTTAGTCAAACTGAAATAAAGTCTCTTGTTTCCTTTCTTGGCGCATTAACTGACGAAACAAGTATGCCAAAATTTCCTAAGTCAGTTCCTTCTGGTTTGCCTGTTGCATTAGATTTTCAATCAAATATCCATCGGAGT